From one Mycolicibacterium sp. HK-90 genomic stretch:
- a CDS encoding FAD-binding oxidoreductase: MTEMLTETLAGIVGANHVTTDPDVLDGRCVDHTGRYRGRASALVRPGTDAEVAAVLRACRDAGAYVTVQGGRTSLVAGTVPENDDILLSTERLTEVGSVDTVERRIRVGAGTTLAVVQRAAAAAGLVFGVDLAARESATVGGMASTNAGGLRTVRYGNMGEQVLGLDIALPDGSVIHRHSRVRQDNTGYDLAALFVGAEGTLGVITGLDLRLHPAPTHRVTAICGFAGLDALVDAGRTFRDLDGIAALELIDARASALTAEHLGVAAPVDGAWQLLIELAGDTDQTERLAHALDGVEICGEPAVGVDAAAQLRLWQVRESVAEVLGLFGPPLKFDVSLPLSAIRGFATEATGVIAGHAPDAIPVLFGHIGEGNLHLNVLRCSVDAEAGLYAAMMTLIAEHGGNVSSEHGVGSRKRDYVAMSRSEADIAAMRTVKAAFDPSGYLNPAVLFRRSQP, encoded by the coding sequence GTGACTGAAATGCTTACCGAAACGCTTGCCGGAATCGTCGGTGCCAACCACGTCACCACCGACCCGGACGTGTTGGACGGCCGCTGCGTCGACCACACCGGGCGTTACCGCGGCCGGGCCAGTGCCCTGGTCCGGCCCGGCACCGACGCGGAGGTGGCGGCGGTGTTGCGGGCCTGCCGCGACGCGGGCGCCTATGTGACCGTGCAGGGCGGCCGAACCTCACTCGTGGCCGGGACCGTGCCGGAGAACGACGACATCCTGCTGTCCACCGAACGGCTCACCGAGGTCGGTTCGGTCGACACCGTGGAGCGCCGGATCCGCGTCGGCGCCGGCACGACACTGGCCGTGGTGCAACGGGCCGCCGCGGCGGCCGGACTGGTGTTCGGTGTGGACCTGGCCGCGCGCGAATCCGCCACGGTCGGCGGCATGGCCTCCACCAACGCCGGCGGTCTGCGCACGGTGCGCTACGGCAACATGGGCGAGCAGGTGCTCGGCCTGGACATCGCGCTGCCCGACGGCTCTGTGATCCACCGGCACAGCCGGGTGCGCCAAGACAACACCGGATACGACCTGGCCGCACTGTTCGTCGGCGCCGAGGGCACCCTCGGCGTGATCACCGGACTGGACCTGCGGCTACACCCCGCGCCCACCCACCGGGTCACCGCGATCTGCGGGTTCGCCGGCCTGGACGCGCTCGTCGACGCGGGCCGGACCTTCCGCGACCTGGACGGCATCGCCGCGCTGGAACTGATCGACGCCCGGGCCAGTGCGCTGACCGCCGAGCACCTCGGCGTCGCCGCCCCGGTCGACGGTGCCTGGCAGCTGTTGATCGAACTGGCCGGCGACACCGATCAGACCGAACGTCTGGCACACGCCCTGGACGGCGTGGAAATCTGCGGCGAACCGGCCGTCGGCGTCGACGCGGCAGCCCAGCTGCGGTTGTGGCAGGTGCGCGAGTCGGTGGCCGAGGTGCTCGGATTGTTCGGCCCGCCACTGAAATTCGACGTCTCCCTGCCGCTGTCGGCGATTCGGGGCTTTGCGACCGAGGCCACCGGCGTGATCGCGGGCCACGCACCGGACGCCATTCCCGTGCTGTTCGGTCACATCGGCGAGGGCAATCTGCACCTGAACGTGCTGCGCTGCTCCGTCGACGCCGAGGCCGGGCTGTACGCCGCGATGATGACGCTGATCGCCGAGCACGGCGGCAATGTCAGTTCCGAACACGGCGTGGGCTCACGCAAACGCGACTATGTGGCCATGTCCCGCTCCGAGGCCGACATCGCGGCCATGCGTACCGTCAAGGCCGCTTTCGACCCGAGCGGCTACCTCAATCCCGCGGTGTTGTTCCGTCGCTCTCAGCCATGA
- a CDS encoding MFS transporter, with product MSPAPIDRIPSRERSVPARPENPWHALWAMMVGFFMILVDATIVAVANPTIMDRLGADYDGVIWVTSAYLLAYAVPLLVAGRLGDVYGPKNLYLAGLAVFTGASLWCGLAGSIETLIAARVVQGIGAALLTPQTLSTITRIFPAERRGVAMSVWGATAGVATLVGPLAGGVLVGGLGWQWIFFVNVPIGILGLGLAVWLVPVLPTAPHRFDVPGVVLSGVGMFLIVFALQEGQSRDWAPWVWVTGAVGIAVMAAFVYWQAVNTREPLIPLRIFADRDFSLANLGVATIGFAVTAMILPLMFYAQSVCGLSPIRSALLTAPTAIASGVLAPVVGRIVDRAHPTPVIGFGFSAMAVGLTWLALEMTPTTPIWRLLLPQIVMGVGMAFIWSPLAATATRNLPPDLAGAGSGVYNATRQVGSVLGSAGIAAFMTSRIGAELPGAGGAAPRGEGSAAELPEFLHAPFAAAMSQSMLLPAFIALFGVVGALFLVGFGTAPAAAPVPAPNPEPYTDPRDDDDDDYVEFTVNHGGDEEAATVVFRSPPVSEDPEQWKNIYAEFMAESDGTTPRD from the coding sequence ATGTCCCCAGCGCCGATCGACCGCATCCCGAGCCGCGAACGCAGCGTGCCTGCGCGTCCGGAGAATCCGTGGCACGCGCTGTGGGCGATGATGGTCGGGTTCTTCATGATCCTGGTCGACGCGACGATCGTCGCGGTCGCGAACCCGACGATCATGGATCGGCTCGGCGCCGACTACGACGGCGTGATCTGGGTGACCAGCGCCTATCTGCTCGCCTATGCGGTGCCACTGCTCGTGGCGGGGCGATTGGGCGACGTGTACGGACCCAAGAATCTCTACCTGGCCGGCCTGGCCGTCTTCACCGGGGCCTCGCTGTGGTGCGGGCTGGCGGGCAGCATCGAGACGCTGATCGCGGCCCGGGTGGTGCAGGGCATCGGGGCCGCACTGCTGACCCCGCAGACCTTGTCGACCATCACCCGCATCTTCCCGGCCGAGCGCCGCGGGGTGGCGATGAGTGTGTGGGGCGCCACCGCCGGGGTGGCCACCCTGGTCGGACCGTTGGCCGGTGGTGTGTTGGTCGGCGGACTGGGCTGGCAGTGGATCTTCTTCGTGAACGTGCCGATCGGGATCCTGGGCCTCGGCCTGGCGGTGTGGCTGGTGCCGGTGCTGCCGACGGCGCCGCACCGGTTCGACGTGCCGGGCGTGGTGTTGTCCGGCGTCGGGATGTTCCTGATCGTGTTCGCGCTGCAGGAGGGCCAGTCGCGGGACTGGGCGCCGTGGGTGTGGGTGACCGGCGCGGTCGGTATCGCGGTGATGGCGGCGTTCGTGTACTGGCAGGCGGTCAACACGCGCGAGCCGCTGATCCCGCTGCGGATCTTTGCCGATCGCGACTTCAGCCTGGCCAATCTGGGCGTCGCGACGATCGGCTTCGCGGTGACCGCGATGATCCTGCCGCTGATGTTCTACGCGCAGTCGGTGTGCGGCTTGTCGCCGATCCGTTCGGCGCTGCTGACGGCACCGACCGCGATCGCCAGCGGCGTGCTGGCCCCGGTGGTGGGCCGCATCGTCGACCGGGCCCACCCGACGCCGGTGATCGGGTTCGGATTCTCGGCCATGGCGGTCGGGTTGACCTGGCTGGCGCTGGAGATGACCCCGACCACCCCGATCTGGCGGCTGCTGCTGCCGCAGATCGTGATGGGTGTCGGCATGGCGTTCATCTGGTCGCCGTTGGCGGCCACCGCGACCCGCAACCTGCCGCCCGATCTCGCCGGGGCCGGCTCCGGGGTTTACAACGCCACCCGGCAGGTCGGGTCGGTGCTCGGCAGCGCAGGCATCGCGGCGTTCATGACGTCGCGGATCGGTGCCGAGCTGCCGGGCGCGGGCGGCGCTGCTCCCCGTGGCGAGGGGTCGGCCGCCGAGTTGCCCGAGTTCCTGCACGCGCCGTTTGCGGCGGCGATGTCGCAGTCCATGCTGCTGCCGGCGTTCATCGCGTTGTTCGGCGTGGTCGGGGCGTTGTTCCTGGTCGGTTTCGGTACCGCGCCAGCGGCCGCGCCGGTGCCCGCGCCGAACCCGGAGCCCTACACGGACCCCCGCGACGACGATGACGACGACTACGTCGAGTTCACCGTGAACCATGGTGGCGACGAGGAGGCGGCCACGGTCGTGTTCCGGTCGCCGCCCGTGTCCGAGGATCCTGAGCAGTGGAAGAACATCTATGCCGAGTTCATGGCTGAGAGCGACGGAACAACACCGCGGGATTGA